Part of the Bacteriovorax stolpii genome, AGTCAGGTCATCTTCGTCCAGGTGATCAAAACGTTCGTTGTGAAAAAGGATCTGGCCCTTATCAATGCGCTCAAGCCCAATGATCGAGCGAAGAAGAACAGACTTACCTGTTCCTGAGCCCCCTAAAAGACCGAGACTCTCTCCTTTTCTAAGAGTGAGATTGATCCCGCGGTGAACGGCGTTGTCTCCAAAGCTTTTATGAATGTCTTTTAGCTCTAATATTACGTCGCTCATTTTATCCCCAGATAACCAGGAAGATTTTACTGATAAAAAAATCTGTGATCAGAATCAAAATAGAAGCAGTCACTACAACCCATGTGGTTGAGACTCCAACTCCTTTTGTTCCGTCTTTGGTATGAAGACCTTTGTAGCAGGCAAAGATCGTGATGATTCCGGCGAAGATCGCAGACTTCACAATCCCTGACATATAGTCGTAAAACTTTACGGTTGAAAAAACTTTGAAAAAGTAAAAGCCAGGAATGATGTCGAATTCAGACATACAAACGATCATTCCGCCGAAAATCCCGACAGCAAATGAAAGGGCCGATAATAAAGGAAGCGAAATAACCAGTGCCCAAAAACGAGGGACAACCAGGACTCTGACAGGCGATGTTCCCAGTGCTCTAATGGCATCTACTTGTTGAGTGACGTTCATCGCTCCGATTTCCGCAGCGATCCCTGAACCGACCCGGCCGGCAACCAGCAGGGAAGTAAAGAGTGGGGCCATCTCACGGGCAAGAGATAAAGACACAACGGCCGGAACATAAAGAGTCCCACCAAATTTTGTTAAACCATAACCAAAGTTCAGGGTCATAACCAGACCCATGGTTAATCCGATAACTACAGTAATAGAAGTTGAGCCAAAGCCCAGCTGGTTGATCTGCTCCATTAGTCTTGAAACATAAAATTTTCCGCTAAAAGTGCATTTTATCGTTTGGTAGAGAAGCTCGAAAATTTCGCCCATGAAAATAAAAAACTCACGGGCCTTTTCGATTCTTCGGTCAATTGTATTTTGGATCAATGCTTTCATTTAGTTTAATTTTAACAGTTCAATGAATTTATTAAAGTCAGGTGTATCTTTATCCAGGTTCTTTTGACCTGTAGAGATAAGAGCGAAATCATAAATACAGTTATTTTTCTGAGTTGTTAAAATTCGGAAGTATCTTTCAACACCATCGACTGCACCTTTGGCAATAACAAGAGAAGCATCTCTTCCTTGATGAGAAACGATGGTTTTCTCTGAAATCTCAACATTGCTGATGCCGCTTAAGATAGAGTTCGTAAGAGTTGGCAGATTACTTTGATCGTATCTTCTGCAAGCACTATTAAAGATAAAGAAGCTGTTTGTTTTTGTATTGCTTAAAGCAAGGTCTGAACCTTGATTGTCGACTTCTTTCCACGGAGCTTTGAGTGTTTTAGTTAAATTGTTTTCTACAGTAGTACTTTTTGTATAAGCACCGCTGTCGGTTTCACTTGATGAACAAGCGATTATAAAGAGGAGTGATATAAGGAAGAAGTTTTTCATAAAACAGTCTAAAGTACTCGGTTACTGCCAAATTTATTACCTTTATTAGAAGGTTCTTCTAAATGATTGTAAATAGATTATTTCTTTCATCTGTCAAGGAATTGACCCGGCATTTTATGCCTGCGAGAAAAATTTTCCTTTTAAAAAATCCAAAAAAGGGTAAGATTAATAAGAAGTCACTTCAGGATGAAGAGGACAAATACAGCCTTAAACTTTAGGACAATTTGATGCGAACAGGATGTTTCGTGAAAATGTGCCCACAGAAAAAATTCTTCAAATTTTTGACGATTGTTTTTGTCTTTGCCATTGTTCTGGCAAATAATGCCTTTTCACAAGCACTTTTAGACCAAGAAAAAGCGACGACCTATCTTCGTTGGAACCTTTTTACTGGCAGAGACCAGCTTCAATTCTCAAAAGTTGGAAATAAAGTTGTTATTAAGACTCTTAATGTTGAGCTATTTAACAACTTAAAAAACGAATTATCAGACGTAAGACTTGATCCTCAGTATTTAAACTCTATTCAATTCAAAGATAATGCTAATGGCGCCAATGCTCTTAATGCTATGGCCGTAGAAATCGAGTTAAAAGATGCGAACGTTGAAATGTTCAGCTTTTACCGCGAAAGAGATAAGAAGTATGTTGTAGACTTCTGGACTGACAGCTCTGATGCCGTCACGCTAGGAAAAGCAGCCGTTTTAAAGCCAGAAGAAATAAAGACTGCTGAAGTCGCGACTAAGGCTCCGGCGTCGGTTCCAACACCTAAAATTGAGATTGCGCCGAAAATGACTGAGCCAAAGATTGTTGCAGCTAAGTCAAAAGTAACAACAGTAATCGCAAAAGAGCAACCAATGCCAAAAGCAGACGTTGCCCTGGAAAAGAAAGTTGAAGCGGATAAAGTTCTTTCAAGTTTCGTAGTTGACCCTTCTAGGATCAGCAAAAAATCAGCGGCAGAGCTGGATGCTGAAGAAGAGGCTTCAAAAAAACCTTATAGAGACTTTAGATACGGAGCGACTTTTGTTTGGGATTACGATCCTATCGCACCAGCTTACAAACAATTGGTGAACTTAAAGACGAAGATCCCTGAGATCTTCTATCCAATTGCTAACCGCAACTTTAAAAAAGACGATAAAGAAGCCCACCTTCAATTAACAATCAATCTATACCGCAAGAAGAAGTGGGGATTGATGTACAAGTCTATGAAGCTTTTCACTGAGAAATACGGTGCTACGGCCGAGTGGGAGCTTTTAGAATTCATTAAGGCAAACGCGATCTTAAGAGAAAACGTCGATGTTCCAAATCCAGAGCTTTTCAAAAACGCTCTGACTATGCTCACAAATCTTTCTGAAAAATCAGATAACTATGAACTAAAGAAGGCGATTTATAAATACCTTCTAAGTTATTATATCGAAAAGAATGAATCTCTTAAGATTCTTCAAATCGCTAAAACTTATTATGCTGGAACAAGAGACAATTTCGATTTCGAAGAGTCAATTATCCCGGCAGAAGCGATGTTAAACTCTCTGGCAAAGCTTGGTCAGATTGATAAGATTAGAGAGCTTTCTCAAGAAAAGACGATGAAGAAGATCCTTCCGGCCCAACTTCTTCTGGCTTACCAATCTTACGCTTACCTAAGAGGCGGAGATTTAAACGCACTGATTTCGTTTTATGAAACAAACAGAGTTGCTCTAGCTAAACCTATCGACCCGGTTATTATGTATAACACTGCTGAAGCTTACTTCAGAGTTGGTCGTTTCCAGGAAGCGATGAACTTATATACTGAGTTCACGAAAAATTATTCATATGAGTATGTAGCTTCAAATGCTTATTTAAGAATGGCCCTTTGTTCAGACTTGATGGACAAAAACTACAATGAAACTCTGGACCTGTACAAAAGAGCAATCGATACTTCAGTTGACGGACAAGTAAGCTACGAAGCCCGTGTTCGTTACGTTGCTTTTAGAAGCGTGAGAAAGAGAGATCTTGATGACCGCGACAGAGAAATCAGAATTTTCTTAGAGCAAGATAAGAATGCAACGAGCCCTGATAAGAACTTAACAAAACTTCTTCAGCAGGTTCGTCTAAGAACTCTTATCGTTGATGGAAAATACAAAGAAGCACTAGCTTACTTAAGCCTGATCCCAACAATTGGTATGGCAAAAATCGACGCTCGCATTTTTGACGGTGACGGAGCGGAGATTGTTTATGGGATCATCTCGGACTTCTACCAAAAAGCAGAATACTCACAAGCTATCAAAGCATGGCAGACGTACAAAGATAAATACATCGATAAGGTGGCCATGGACCCATACATGAATTTCGTGGTGGGAAGCTCTTATGTAAAGCTTGGCCTTTACAAAGGGTTTGACGATGTTTACGCCGCTTTTGAGAAGCTTAAAGACACTCCTAACAGGACTTTTCCTATTTGGGTTGCTCGCAACCAGGAGCTAAAGGCAAGTGACTTATTAAGCGAATTAGTGATCGTAAAAGACATTAAACTAAAAAACTGGGATCTGGTTCAAAAGAACATTGCTGCTTTTGAGAAGAAACTCCCAGCGTACAACAAGACAAATTACTACAAAGGTCTGGTTTCTTTTAACCAAAAAGACTATGCAGGAGCGGTTACTCACCTGGAGAACTTCTTCTCTAAACAAGATCAGAGAATCATTTACGACCCGTCGGATGTAGCAGATATGATCCGGGCCTATACTGACTCCATCTATGAATTGGGGCAGACTGATAAATTCTTGAAAGTTAGTGAGGCAATCTTAAATGACACCACTTCTTTCGGCACGGATAATGCTTATATTCAAAATGTCCGGGAAAGAATTGCCTACCTTGGTATCGAAATAACCGCCGGAAAAGGGACACTAAACAACTATATGTTATTTGAAAAAAAGATTAACGATTTCAAAAAAGCTTACTCAAAGTCGATTTACACAGGACGAGTGAACTATCTTTTGGGGCAAGCGATGGTGGCTAACCAGAAAGTGAAAGAGGGAAGAGAGATCTTCACATCACTGGTTAATGATAAAAACACCTCAGACTATTTGAAAGAGTTAGCTAAGAGTGAACTAGGGTTACTAAATCTTAAAGAAAGAACTTTATAACTAGCTTCAGGATGGAAGCGAGATTCGTATGACAGGAGGTCAGATGGAAGCGATTAGGGTAGAACTTTTTGGAACAGATGCAAGAGTAGAAAGAGCTGTTCAGCAAGCAAGAAACTTATCTGTTAGCAAAGCTGCCGTATTAATTGTTGGCGAAAATGGTGTTGGTAAAAGAACTCTAGGACGCTACATCCATGAAAATTCAGGAAGATCAGCTCAAGCATTCGAGCTTGTAGACTGTTCACTTCCAGCGCAAGAAGTTGAAAACCGCATTCTTGGACACAGAGACAATGCTACTGGAAGATTCAATAAAGGGATCCTTGAAGCGGCCAACAGAGGAACTGTTGTTTTCGCTAACATCGACTGCCTTGATGAAGAATTCCAAAAAAGACTTCACAAAATTATCAATGAACTTGAAGACTACGATATCGACGTTCGTTTAATCGCGACAACAACAAAGAACCTTTCTAAGCTTGTTGGAGCTGGAAGATTCTACCGTGGTCTATATACAATCTTCTCAAATAACGCTGTAACAATCCCAGCACTTCGTGAAAGACAAGAAGACCTTGAGCGTCTTGCTCGTCACTTCATGAGTGAAATGACTGAAAATGAAACAGTTAATATTGATTCAGTTGCGATGGATAGAATCAATTCTCACTACTGGGCAAACAACATCCATGAGCTAAAGCAAGTTATCTCTAGCTCAATCTCAAACAATTCATCTCTACTAGACGAAAGTGCATATGAAGTTTCTGATAAAAAATCAGTTAACTTCATGAGTGAAGACGACTCTGATGGTGTAAGACTAATGTCGCTTAAAGATGCTGAAAAGCTTCTGATCAAAAAAGCACTTATCCACACTTCAGAAAACAGAACTCAAGCAGCTAAGATTCTTGGTGTATCAATCAGAACTCTTAGAAACAAGATCAACGAGTACAGAACTGAAGGTTCTTCATACTTCGTTAACCTAAGATAATTTAGAGTAGAGGAGAAGGGACGATGGAGATTAACGATAAAACAATGCAGGCCCTACAAGCTTCACTGAAGTTCAGACAGCTTCGTCAGGAGTTACATGCATCGAATATCGCTAATGCTGAAACTCCAGGATACAAAGCAAAGAAACTTGATTTCGAAGAAGCTTTGGCCCGTGCTCTTGATACAGATGAACAATTAACAATGAAAACTACCGACTCTAAACATTTCAATGTTGGAGGCGGTGGTTTTAATAATTTACAACCAGAGATTTACGAAGACTCAAATGGAATCGTAGATCCAACTGGAAACACTGTTGACCGCGACCAGGAAATGGCCGAAATGGCAGAAAACAAAGTTATGTATGATGCCACAGTTCAGCTGATTAACAAAAAACTTGGCCTATTAAAATATGCCATTGGTTCTGGGCAGTAGTTTAGGGGGATGAATGGATTTATTAACTAGTTTAAAAATTAGCTCATCAGGATTAGCTGCCAACAAAAAAAGAATGGGAGCAATCACTTCGAATATTGCTAACGCTCAAACAACGAGAACGGCAGAAGGCGGACCTTACCAGCCAAAAGAAGTTGTTTTTGGGTCAGAGCCGGCAAGAGAGAACTTCGCTGAGATTTTAGAAGGTGAGCTGGAAGAAAAAGCGCAGGCCGTTCACGCAACGGAAATTGCCAACAGCAAAAAAGCGCCGATTATGAAATATGAACCAAACCACCCAGATGCTAACGCTGAAGGGTATGTGGCCTACCCAAACATCAACACGATGGAAGAGATGGCCAATATGATCGAAGCTTCAAGAGCCTATGAAGCTAACATCAATGCCATGAACACTGCAAAGAGTATGGCGATTAAAGATCTTGAAATTGGTAGAAATTAATTTTTTAAAATATTGAGTATTAGGAGACAAAGATGTCGATTGAAAACGTAGGAAACATGAACAAGATGCTATCGAAATATAGCACTCAGGATTGGACGAAAAGTGCTTCGATTGATCAGGCGAGCCTTCCAAACTTCAATGAACTAACAGCTGGACAAGCTCAAGGCGCAGCAGCTCCTCAGAGCTTTTCTGAAATCATGGCCTCATCACTGGCTGAAGTAAATAGCATGCAGGTTGAAGCTAATAAAGCGATTCAGAAATTAGCTTCAGGACAGACTAAAAATATCAGTGAGACAATGCTTGCGGTAGAAAATGCGGAAATTGCTTTCAAGACTATGAACCAGGTTCGTATGAAAGTGATTGAAGCTTATAAAGAAATTATGAGAATGCAAATGTGATTTTGGATCACAGCTTCTTTGGTTACTCGGTTACTGGTTACTAGGGCGATATAAGATTTCATAGGATGTGAAATTGGATTATCAGGAGGATTCCCTTGCAAGATATTTTGGAAAAGATTGTTAGAAACTTCAAAGAATTTTTTAATGGATTAGATGCCACTAAAAAACTTGGTTTCATCATTGTTGCCTGTATGATTGCAGCTGCGATGGTGGGAATTGTTGTTTGGGCTTCTAAAACAAGATATGACACTCTTTACACTGATCTAAATAAAGAAGATGCAAGAAAGATAGCCATCATTCTTGAAGAGAAGAAAATCCCATACCAAACATCAGATGACGGTAAAACAATTTCGATCCCAGAGGATCTAGTTGGAGTGTGGCGTCTGGAAATCGCGAAGCTTGGAACAAGCTTCTCGGGAACTGTAGGGTATGAAGTTTTTGATAAACAATCATTCGGGACGACAAGTTTCGTTCAGAAAGTAAATAAGCAAAGAGCTCTTGAAGGAGAGCTTGTTAAGTCGATTATGTACATCCAGGGTGTAAAGCGCGCTCGCGTTCACATTTCAATCCCGGAATCTTCTCCATTTGTAGCTGAAAAGAAAGCTCCTTCAGCTTCAGTTGTTCTTGAATTAAATAATGGAGTGTCATTAACTCCAGCTGAAATTAAAGGGGTGGCTTCATTAGTTGCTTCTTCAGTTGAAGAAATGAGAGTTGAAAACGTAGTTATCCTAGATGACCGCGGTAAGAAGCTTTCTGAAAACATCGGTGACCCGATGACGGCTACAACGGCAAACAGACTTGCTCTTGAGGCTCAATTAAACCAAAAATACGAAAGACAAATCGAAGACATCCTAAGCAAGGTTGTTGGAGATGGAAAAGTTGTAGCAAAAGTAACAGTTGACCTGGATTTCACAGAAGCAGTTTCAACGGAGACATCTTACGACAACGAAAACGCAGCGGTAGTGTCTGAAGTGAAGAACTCTCAGAATCTTGCTGGGTCACGTCCATCACCTCAAGGAGTGGTTGGAGCTCGCGCAAATCTTCCAGGTGAAGAGCCGCAAGCAGGTGTAGCTGAAACAAAAAATAACGTAACAAAAGAACTTACGACGAGAAACTTCAATGTTCCAACAAAAGTCACTCAGTCTAAGAAGCCAGCAGCAAACGTAAAAGCAATCTCTGCTGCGGTTATGATTGATGGTAAAAGAGTTCCAGTATTAGATGAAAACGGAGCAGCTCAACTTGATAAGCAGGGGAACCCTGTTATGAAGTATGAGAAGTGGTCTGCAGCTGATCTTGAGAACTTCCAGCAAATCGTAGCAAGTACACTTGGAACAAGTGACAAGCGCGGTGACAAGCTGATCATCAAGAACATGGAATTCGCTAGAGAAGACATGACGGTAGCTGATGCCATCTTAAAAGAGCAAGCTAACCGTGAACTTATCAGAAACATCGTAAAGTACCTGGCCGTAGGGTTAACGATCTCGTTATTCTTCTTCCTGGTAGTTCGTCCTTTCATCCAATGGGTTACGGACAACACGATCGAAACAGTGGAAGACTTCTTACCTCGTACACTTGAAGAGCTTGAAAAAGTTCAGGCCAACCAACGCCTACCAGGTCTTGAGGATGCTCTTCCGCAGATTGAAGAAAAACTTAACCCTGAGAAGATTGAAGGGAACATGCTTCGTGAAAAAATCATTGCTCTGGTTGAAAACAATCCAGGTAAAGCAGCTCAGATTATCCACGAGATGATCCACTCTTCTGAATCAGATAAACAAATTGCGTAATTAATCCTTATTGAGGAATAAACGATGGCAGCACTGAACGACAACCAATTAGATCCCGACACAGAGTATGGCCTCCTAAATGGCCAGGACAGAGCGGGACTTCTTTTGAGCTCACTGGGAATGAACATTACCCAGCTTATCTTTCAAAACATGAAAGATAATGATGTTAAGAGAATGATCAACGCGATGTCGAACGTTAAGCGCGCGCCAATCTGGATGGTTAAGAGAGTTCTTGAGGATTTTTACAAGCAACTAAATGAAGAAAACGACTTACTATTCGCGGAAAACCGCGGACGCGATTTCATCATCAACACTCTTGGTGAAGATAGAGCAAAACAACTTCTTGGTCAGATCGTAGAAGTTGGACAATCAAATACACTTGAATCTCTTGAACTGGTAGATACAAGAACATTATCAAACTTCTTAATCAACGAGCACCCGCAAACTATCGCGCTTATCGTTGCTCACCTTGCACCAGAAAGAAAAGTAGACGTTCTAAGACGTCTTCCTGAAGGTCTACAGGCGGAAGTTGTTCTTCGTGTGGCCAACCTTGACTACGTTTCTCCTGAGCTTATCTCTCAGCTTGACGACGTACTTAAAACTGAACTTTCAACTCTTGGTTCTATCGACACTAACCAGCTTGGTGGTGTTGAGCCGATCGCTGATATGCTTAACCTTATGGATAAAAACACTGAGAAGAACATCATGTCTCGTGTTGAAGAAAAAGATCCAGAGCTGGCAGAAGAGATCAGAAAACTTATGTTTACTTTCGAAGACCTTCTATACGTGGACGACAAAGGTATCCAGAACCTTCTTCGCGAAGTGGACAACGGAAAGCTGGTTATTGCAATGAAGACGGCACCAGACGAAATCAAGCAAAAGCTTTTCAAGAACATGTCAAACCGTGCGGCTACGCTGCTTAGAGAAGATCTTGAGGCCCTTGGACCTACTAAGCTTTCAGATGTTGAAAAAGCACAGGCTGAAATGGTTGCTAAAGTTAAAGAACTTGAAGGTCAAGGTAAAGCCTTTATCGCTCGTGGTTCTGACGGTGATTCTCTGGTTTAATAGTTTAAATAAGGAATTTATAAAATGGTTAAAGCGACCGGCGAAGTTACAGAATACAAGTTTCAGAGTTTCACAGAAGTGGAAGAAGGGAACGAGTCTGTTAAGTTATTCGAGTTCAAGCCACTGCTTACTGCAGCTCAGACCATTGA contains:
- a CDS encoding MlaE family ABC transporter permease — its product is MKALIQNTIDRRIEKAREFFIFMGEIFELLYQTIKCTFSGKFYVSRLMEQINQLGFGSTSITVVIGLTMGLVMTLNFGYGLTKFGGTLYVPAVVSLSLAREMAPLFTSLLVAGRVGSGIAAEIGAMNVTQQVDAIRALGTSPVRVLVVPRFWALVISLPLLSALSFAVGIFGGMIVCMSEFDIIPGFYFFKVFSTVKFYDYMSGIVKSAIFAGIITIFACYKGLHTKDGTKGVGVSTTWVVVTASILILITDFFISKIFLVIWG
- a CDS encoding tetratricopeptide repeat protein, with the protein product MKMCPQKKFFKFLTIVFVFAIVLANNAFSQALLDQEKATTYLRWNLFTGRDQLQFSKVGNKVVIKTLNVELFNNLKNELSDVRLDPQYLNSIQFKDNANGANALNAMAVEIELKDANVEMFSFYRERDKKYVVDFWTDSSDAVTLGKAAVLKPEEIKTAEVATKAPASVPTPKIEIAPKMTEPKIVAAKSKVTTVIAKEQPMPKADVALEKKVEADKVLSSFVVDPSRISKKSAAELDAEEEASKKPYRDFRYGATFVWDYDPIAPAYKQLVNLKTKIPEIFYPIANRNFKKDDKEAHLQLTINLYRKKKWGLMYKSMKLFTEKYGATAEWELLEFIKANAILRENVDVPNPELFKNALTMLTNLSEKSDNYELKKAIYKYLLSYYIEKNESLKILQIAKTYYAGTRDNFDFEESIIPAEAMLNSLAKLGQIDKIRELSQEKTMKKILPAQLLLAYQSYAYLRGGDLNALISFYETNRVALAKPIDPVIMYNTAEAYFRVGRFQEAMNLYTEFTKNYSYEYVASNAYLRMALCSDLMDKNYNETLDLYKRAIDTSVDGQVSYEARVRYVAFRSVRKRDLDDRDREIRIFLEQDKNATSPDKNLTKLLQQVRLRTLIVDGKYKEALAYLSLIPTIGMAKIDARIFDGDGAEIVYGIISDFYQKAEYSQAIKAWQTYKDKYIDKVAMDPYMNFVVGSSYVKLGLYKGFDDVYAAFEKLKDTPNRTFPIWVARNQELKASDLLSELVIVKDIKLKNWDLVQKNIAAFEKKLPAYNKTNYYKGLVSFNQKDYAGAVTHLENFFSKQDQRIIYDPSDVADMIRAYTDSIYELGQTDKFLKVSEAILNDTTSFGTDNAYIQNVRERIAYLGIEITAGKGTLNNYMLFEKKINDFKKAYSKSIYTGRVNYLLGQAMVANQKVKEGREIFTSLVNDKNTSDYLKELAKSELGLLNLKERTL
- a CDS encoding sigma-54-dependent transcriptional regulator, yielding MEAIRVELFGTDARVERAVQQARNLSVSKAAVLIVGENGVGKRTLGRYIHENSGRSAQAFELVDCSLPAQEVENRILGHRDNATGRFNKGILEAANRGTVVFANIDCLDEEFQKRLHKIINELEDYDIDVRLIATTTKNLSKLVGAGRFYRGLYTIFSNNAVTIPALRERQEDLERLARHFMSEMTENETVNIDSVAMDRINSHYWANNIHELKQVISSSISNNSSLLDESAYEVSDKKSVNFMSEDDSDGVRLMSLKDAEKLLIKKALIHTSENRTQAAKILGVSIRTLRNKINEYRTEGSSYFVNLR
- the flgB gene encoding flagellar basal body rod protein FlgB, whose protein sequence is MEINDKTMQALQASLKFRQLRQELHASNIANAETPGYKAKKLDFEEALARALDTDEQLTMKTTDSKHFNVGGGGFNNLQPEIYEDSNGIVDPTGNTVDRDQEMAEMAENKVMYDATVQLINKKLGLLKYAIGSGQ
- the flgC gene encoding flagellar basal body rod protein FlgC, with the translated sequence MDLLTSLKISSSGLAANKKRMGAITSNIANAQTTRTAEGGPYQPKEVVFGSEPARENFAEILEGELEEKAQAVHATEIANSKKAPIMKYEPNHPDANAEGYVAYPNINTMEEMANMIEASRAYEANINAMNTAKSMAIKDLEIGRN
- the fliE gene encoding flagellar hook-basal body complex protein FliE, with translation MSIENVGNMNKMLSKYSTQDWTKSASIDQASLPNFNELTAGQAQGAAAPQSFSEIMASSLAEVNSMQVEANKAIQKLASGQTKNISETMLAVENAEIAFKTMNQVRMKVIEAYKEIMRMQM
- the fliF gene encoding flagellar basal-body MS-ring/collar protein FliF, with translation MQDILEKIVRNFKEFFNGLDATKKLGFIIVACMIAAAMVGIVVWASKTRYDTLYTDLNKEDARKIAIILEEKKIPYQTSDDGKTISIPEDLVGVWRLEIAKLGTSFSGTVGYEVFDKQSFGTTSFVQKVNKQRALEGELVKSIMYIQGVKRARVHISIPESSPFVAEKKAPSASVVLELNNGVSLTPAEIKGVASLVASSVEEMRVENVVILDDRGKKLSENIGDPMTATTANRLALEAQLNQKYERQIEDILSKVVGDGKVVAKVTVDLDFTEAVSTETSYDNENAAVVSEVKNSQNLAGSRPSPQGVVGARANLPGEEPQAGVAETKNNVTKELTTRNFNVPTKVTQSKKPAANVKAISAAVMIDGKRVPVLDENGAAQLDKQGNPVMKYEKWSAADLENFQQIVASTLGTSDKRGDKLIIKNMEFAREDMTVADAILKEQANRELIRNIVKYLAVGLTISLFFFLVVRPFIQWVTDNTIETVEDFLPRTLEELEKVQANQRLPGLEDALPQIEEKLNPEKIEGNMLREKIIALVENNPGKAAQIIHEMIHSSESDKQIA
- the fliG gene encoding flagellar motor switch protein FliG, which codes for MAALNDNQLDPDTEYGLLNGQDRAGLLLSSLGMNITQLIFQNMKDNDVKRMINAMSNVKRAPIWMVKRVLEDFYKQLNEENDLLFAENRGRDFIINTLGEDRAKQLLGQIVEVGQSNTLESLELVDTRTLSNFLINEHPQTIALIVAHLAPERKVDVLRRLPEGLQAEVVLRVANLDYVSPELISQLDDVLKTELSTLGSIDTNQLGGVEPIADMLNLMDKNTEKNIMSRVEEKDPELAEEIRKLMFTFEDLLYVDDKGIQNLLREVDNGKLVIAMKTAPDEIKQKLFKNMSNRAATLLREDLEALGPTKLSDVEKAQAEMVAKVKELEGQGKAFIARGSDGDSLV